TAGTTCAGTTCAGTAGCCATAGTACACATTGGATGTCTTTATTGGCTGGCATATGTGTAGTTAGTTATATGTAACTActatatgtgtagtgtgtgtgtgtgtgtgtgtgtgtgtgtgcgtgtgcgtgtgcgtgtgcgtgtgcgtgtgcgtgtgtgtgagtgtgtgcatgcTTATGTGCAGTAGTATACATACGTAATTGCTTGCAATGTGTAGTTTGGTTGTGCTGTATCCAAACTAAAACAAACAATATGACTGTAAGAAATACACAGGTGTTCTAAAAGTTTTATTTAAAAGAATTTTCAAGGCCAGGGGATTGTTAACTATAGATTTTTAGGCCAGGAGAGTAGACTAGCTATTGGGATACATGTactagttgtaacacgggcaagagggcatacatatcaggcaaagcccgaatgccccgcgttacagctaatatgtaacacttaccaggctgatagcctgtacagggtgatcagtcacccaagccaatatgagtggagccactggatgtattatatatgcatacctaaaattttgattatgggtcagcagctagtacattctggttacgtCCGGCTAcgatgaacggacatatcctagagatatcatggaaaatttcggttacgcgagtttaatcttttaatcagtgctattgaatcgtttatggaaaaagtatggagttcactaaaggcctagataggtaagcttgcttgtagagtggttactccatgcagagtggtagcttcgtgatgggtaTGTGTCCATattcagggctcaacccagaatattaacctagagggggcgaagtaagtcgcttcggattctaggggggtctgggggcatgctcccccaggaaaattttgaaaatttaggtgtaaatatactcaattttggtgaaattttactgtgatgccattgaatattgaccattggattatacaactttgggatcaattaaacctttccatttctcaaggctttaggtataaacctagggggggcaatagctaacccagagggggcctgtgcccccccccccccccaccccccccctagattaacccctgataTTTGAAAATGTGTGGAAACGATCGATGAATAACCTATAGCGCTAGTTCTCaccgtttttcaactcgtaggatggtgaggataacaaaacgctctccgtctgggtggttttcatggcgaaatccaagtcgtgcatcctaattatgtgagtattaatcgatccctaCAATCGATTTTAGTGtcaatgtctatataatcactagCCCGgtctacatacgaaatgtagcccaggcagctcctttgatctgaggtgtgaaagtgttacatgtgtatgttgtcTGTTGTTTTGGGAAATTTGTGTGCTTACATACATGCTTGCCTGTCTGGACTCCAGATGTTTTCTGTTGATTTGTAAAGTGTTTGGGCCTTGTTATGTGAATACTTTTTACGTGGTTTCTAAAAGTTAGTGTGCAACTTTAACTACATGAATAATCTTCCTACAAGGAAGGGGATTAACCTTCTGAATGTATTAAGTATAACATATAGCCTTACAAATTAAGATTTTGCACCCATTAACAAACAAATTCAGGTTTAGGTAATACGTAGGTATCTGTAAAGAAGGTAAAAGGACTACTTCATTGCTTTAACCAAACCTGGTTCAAAACATCACTACTGTATGTTGTAACACAGGAAatttttagaagctctgagagaCTGCCTCATGTGTTTTGTTGAAAGGCATATAGCAGGTTGGTTGTGTTGGTCTGGTTAAACAAATAaagtaaaacccacaattgaatgtGGTGGACATTCCTATAAAAAGCTGTATAAGCTTGTATTCTAGAAACTACTGATATTTTTTGGCAAGATTTCTGAGACCGCTTTTGCAGGAATCTTGGTACATATCAGGTGACAAAACCATCAGGAGGAATGGCTTGGCACAACCTGTAATTTTGTTTTATATTTTTCGTATATGAATAGTTATTAGCCAAACCAGGGATAGAGCCCTGGTAATCACACAGCCTAATCCCTGGTAACTGAAGCTCAATACATCACACTATAGTAAAGTTAGCTGTGGTGATGACAGTTGAAAACACTGGTAGCCGTGGTACTTTGAAAGGTTGGCTATACCATTTCGTATTGCTAAGCTGAACCAGACTTAGTAAAGAATGAATATTAAAACACTCAGCCATTCAATTACTACACAGTACAACAGAGTGCAGCACTGATGCGTAGACATGTGTAACTCCTCTCTGTTTCTATCTCCAGTTtgtaaatgtaccatgaaaaaATGTAATGTGATTGTCCTTTAAAATTGTACGGGAGTTGCTGGAGCACTGACCACAAGTAGACATACGTGGATGACAAGCAAAAATTATTGTGCAAATTCCTTGTGTATGCCATGGAGGTTGTCTAACAATTGCATTTATATAAATATgcctcacacacatacacacacacacacacacgcccatACATAATTCTTGACTGCCTGTCCCAGATTCTTCTTCGATCAGGTCCCCCACCCTCATGGGAAGCACCCACCCATCTAGCCAAGGATACTGGGTAACTtaattacaagtgatttatttagGCTAGATAAATGAATTAATGGAATCCCAAGGAGGGTGGATGGGCCACTGACAATAGCAGGGATCTGAGTCTGTTCGTAGTTCATTCTGGATACAATGTATGGATGGTGTTAACCCTGTAGTTGGCTTGCGAGGCCAACTCAATGGCACCCTGACCCTACCTGGTCTCCACCACACAGTCAGAGCCAGCATTAGCCACACCACCAGAGTGGCATGTTACCAGGCCCACCAtgagtgctaataataaataataatgaggAGGTTGGTAGCACAggcctacacacacacacacacacacacacacacacacacacacacacacacacacacacacacacacacacacacacacacacacacacacacacacacacacacacacacacacacacacacacctcttgATGCCGCCCACTGAAGTTGTTCAGCGATAGCGGGGCCCTAGGTAGGGACCAGTGACAAGCTGTTGTCTCCACACAGACCACAGTAGTGACGATGTCATGTCAAATCCCCCTGACGGTGGAACTGTCGACCACAGGAACAGTTGTAAGTATTATCTTGTGGGAATGAGTTTGCAGCACAGGTGTTCTGCCTCCTTGATTGTGCCACTTTACATACTTGAGCATTACATAATTTAGTCCACTGAGTCCTATCTTGGCATAGAGCATACCAGCAATTATCAATAGTGATGGCTTTCAAATCAGACAACACCCCATCACGCCATCGTTTCTTGGTCCCATGAAAAGGCCGCTTCCTCTGTAATTCTCCAAACAGTAACTGCTTGGGAAGTCTATCATCAGCCATACGACCAAGGTGACCAAGCCAACGAAGGCGCCTCTCCATAATAAAATCAACTATCGACCATTGCATACCAAATGCTTCTGACAAATTGTTAGTAGTAATACGTTCTCTCCACTGCTGATAACGAGACACGCCCAAGATAGTCCGAACACAacggttatgaaaggtggtaaGTTGTCGTAAATCAGGAGCCTTTATCGTCCAAGTTTCCGCACCATAAAGTAAAATAGACAACACAACTACCTTATATACGTTCCTTTTCGTAGACACAGAAAAGGTcctgttcataaaaatagcatCACGCAAGCTACCAAATGCCTTAGAGGCTTTCGCAATTCTACATGCTATCTCTCTAGTAACCTCTCCATCACTACACAGACATGAACCCAGGTAAGTAAATTCAGTCACCATCTCTATTGGTAGCACAggcctacacacacacacacacacacacacacacacacacacacacacacacacacacacacacacacacacacacacacacacacacacacacacacacacacacacacacacacacacacacacacacacacacacacacacacacacacacgcacgtatgtACACACACCGTAGTCATGTAGCACACTATATTTCATGACTGTAGGGCAATTCCAACTTTCAGTTTTATGGACTACTTGAGAGGTGGATGTGAGATTAACATGATAGTGGCCATTGACTTCACAGTAAGAGACTGACTAGTACACTGTGTAGACCATATTGTTTTTATTGTGTGTAGGGCTCCAATGGTAAACCTGCCAACCCTAACTCTCTACACTACAACAATCCTTACAAGGTAAGCATACACCCTTCAAAATGTATGTGTGGATAAGTAAAGATACTTATAATCTGAGTATAACTTCAGAATATTTTGGGTTAGTATGAAGGCTTTGCTCTTCTCAAAAATACTGATATGGGAAACTGGACTAGTTAAAGCCATATATTTTGCATCAGGTCCATACACATGTGTAAGGTCAAGTGAGGGGCTCGATTGTGCATGTTTGAACACTTCAATGGAACTTACACTAGCGTAATATAATTTGTTATACtgtcaaaacactctaatagaacacacacttgtTTTACAGGACAATGACTATGTGTCAGCCATCAAGTCAGTGGCCACCATATTGGCTGATTATGATTCTGATCAAATGTTCCCTGCGTTTGGATTTGGTGCCAAAGCCCCCCAATTTGGAGGTGTGTCTCACTGCTTTCCTCTAAACTTCAATTTTGAACAACCAGAAGTGAGAGGTGTCCAGGTAATGAGTGACTGAGTGTTGTGGTGTTGTTAGCTGTGTTGGAGCAGTTCTGTGTGAATGTGTATTTCTATGCTTATCATCTGAGTGTTGCTAGCACTGGTGTTATTGTTATCTCCCACTTTGAATATCATGGAATGTATATTTTAACTTTGTACTATAACATTACTTAGTTGCTTCTCATTTCTAATTGTCAATTAAAATTGCATCTTGTAAAGCTGGTGCAGTTTAAAGTAACTAGGTCAAAGGTCACTCAAATTATTCAATGCAGTCTAGATATATGTGTGTTTTCCTTATGAATACACAAATGCTCTAACGTACTGTAGCAGCTGTCAATGTCCAAATGCCATTGCTAACTAAGTATATTGTATAGACTATGGGACATTTTTTTGTTGTTAGGGAATACTAGATGCCTACCACTACACAGTCAGTGCAGTGGAGTTTTATGGACCAACAAACTTCTCTACAATATTGGACAAGACTATGGAGTATGCTACACACCCTACACAAAATTCTCAACACTATCAAATACTATTGATCATCACTGTAAGTGtgcgtgggtgcgtgcgtgcgtgtgcatgtaCGTGTATGTATGCGTGTATGTGtttattgtagtgtagtgttgtggtgtgtgtgtcGCCACACTTTTTTGCTTTATCCTTCAAGTTTTAGTGTATATTTACATTTTACCAGGATGGTGTGATCACAGACATGGAGCAGACAGTTGACAGAATAGTAAAAGCTTCCACCCTACCATTGTCTATTGTGATTGTGGGAGTTGGGGGAGCTGACTTCTCTGCTATGGTATGCTGTATGTGCTAGACAGTTGTAGTTCTAGTTataatcagtggcgtagccagtcttTTAGCCATGCCCGGGCACTGGGACAAGCCATTCACtccatgcaacacacatacacatgcccatcttcatatggacatatACAGACATTTTAAAACATGTTGTGCATCACTACCTATGTATATATTCTACCTACGCTATTAACTGTATGCAAGATAATAACCTTACTAATTGCAaccgctagctagctattgtcttCCTATCACATACATACAGCGGTGTCTTAATATCAGactagtggggaatttgaatgAAAGTACGGAGCGCTTATAGTAGACTACTCGCATCACGTGATGACTTTAAACTGGTGATAATCAGTCTACAAACAGGAAAAAGAAATAAATGCTGACTataaacaagtactccataccgtctAAACTATCAGTCTAGGGCCCAGTATCCATACACACAGCTTGAACGGGTTCCCACATTTCATAACTTCGCATCAATTCGAGTTTTCATCACACAGTTCACACTTTACCACAAACATGAAGACACACTGTCCCTATCTGTATAGAAAAAATTCTGTCTTTAGTCCTTTGTCATGATGCTGACCACGTTTTAATCATGTGGTCTCATTTCTATTTATTGCTTTTCATTAACCATTAATACCACAATTGAATAACTTACAGTAAAACCCCAGGGGGAAACCTGGTTACTGCTGGCCAGCCAGAAAGAAAGCATTGGTAAAGTGGACACACAGCAagttgtattatatattataattaaCTGATTGTTCATCAGTGATTCAGCCCACCTCCTTAATTACTCTGGGTAGCTGATGGTAGGGCAAAGTGACTTGATGCCCAGGCAAGCCAGGTCAGGCTACGCCACAGTTCAGAGATTTGGTTGAGGCATACGAGTGATAAGTATACCATCTGCTTTTTTTCTTATAGGAAATACTTGATGCTGATGACACCCCCCTGGTGGATAGACGTGGTGTAAAGATGGCCAGGGACATTGTCCAGTTTGTGCCACTGCGAGAATTCAAGACACAGGGGACAGATTTCTCATTAGTAAGTCATATTTAATGATTCATTTCACTCTATATCCACTGCTCTTTGTATGTATGCGTAGGCACGAGAAACTTTGGCAGAGATTCCTGGCCAGTTTCTATCTTACATGAAGTCAAAAAACATTAAGCCTAATCCTCCAGTGTCAAGACCACCACCTCAGTTAGGAGGACAGTCACAAGCTCCATATCCTCCTCCACCATCAGGGACTGCACCATACCCTCAACCACCTTATcctactactggtactgctgggAATGCTCCTCCTTACCCAACTCAACAACAACCTCCTTATCCAACACCATATCCAGTTGGTTCTTATCCACAGGCAACTGTTTAATGTGATGAAATGTTTTGTTTGATTAAATACGTACAGGTGTGTGTATGAGTGAAGAAGATTTATATTATAAATAATGGTCATGAGTATGTAAGTGTATATTGATCAATTGTTGACTGTAGCAAGCAACTTTTAACCATAATCTTTCAGAATAAATCCTCAGACCTCTACAAATGTATCCAATACAACTTTTCTACGTTTGCAGATGCTAGTAATGCAAAATGCATGATAAATTCTGAGCGTTCAATTAGAGCATTTCCAATTGTCTGCAGTCCCAGTTTGGCCCACCACAACGtggtaatttaaaaaaaaatagctGTCCGTGAAACTGTAGCTGGGCAACTCGATAAGGTTAGTGCTCGTCTATTGTTCGGTGCTACAATCATTATCCATCATTTAGTGAACCAACTATATAGTTGAtggtctcgcggcgcccgaccctaaaaagagggtctggtgaaactacaaaaagtttggcgctgccggaatgttggaagcttccaatcagatcgctccatttcaaattgattatgtaatgcgtacatttcaaaagattcgcggcttactgttaattacatccggtgactctgccgcttaaactcattgagaaaacagccatacaattgtgttgggttcgttttaatgttgaataaataaagtagcgctattagtttggtgatgctgtaagtggatctggttgaatggatgtcgtgacgtaaacagtgcacttacgtagcacgtaaaacgtcatccaataaacattccagagctcaaactttttgtacagagtttcaccagaccctctttttagggtcgggcgccgcgagactaacTAGTTGATAGATAGGCCTACTCAATTGAAAGTGATTAGTactagtcacttcatgatggcGTCGTCTTCAATCAAAATACCCGGCGGAAAAACCAGTAAGTATCCAGCTATACGCCTATAGATGTCATCATACACCACCTGTCATATGATGTCATTGTCGTGCTACCATAGACCCGGAGGTGtactattatctatggtgctaCATGCCAACCTTAGTCGGCATCTAAGTATAGGTGCCGGGAATGGAATTCACTGCCACCGCAACTAATTGAACTGAAcactttaggccactccaattggtaattatgtttctggtccactgCCTGCATTCTTTTTTGgaaaatgtgaaatttcagaaatgcaCTGGgaaaatgcccgcatcagattTTTTTAAAAGccagatttcagaaacaaatattgggctgcaacaatcAAACTATCATAATTTgccttttatcagtgaaaacctgcaagaaatgggcataGTGCAGtagtgcatagtacagatcgatatactctaatagaacagtcagtaaatcacaaaaatactctaactgagcattcacttcattgttgctttgttgctcgCCTacatctaaaactaaacttcaaatgaccagaaacataaaaacaaattggagtggccttagctacattttcaaacttgattgtacagcacttataatttgtaattgtttggctttgctgtctgccctcccccccccccccccccccctccaaaaaaaaacaataataaacaaacaaacaaaaaaagacatgcagtgctaggaTTTTTCAGTGAATaaagaatgatgtaataattaccGAGATTATTATATCATTCCTTAGGGGTGTTTACCCACTGAAGAATCTTAGCAATAGCAATGCTGTCTGTCTGGCCAGCTAAAACTCTGTTTTGATGATTTTTCAGGGACAACAGCTTCAGCTGTGCATgccaccatagatattagagcctacgtaggctctaatatctatggtgccACTGCCCTGATATAGACAATATGTTTCCAGTTTagtagtttctcatcctcaAGCAATGCGGAGGAGGGGGGAGAGGCTTACATTAATTAAAATtaaggcaggttatatagagccggtacctGTTACACTATTTCGCCGGCTATTTTGCTGGCAGTGGAGGCTAATGAGAATGATGCCTTGTGATGTCATTCAGCAGTAGTGCTGGCACTGCTGCTCACTCACTACTGGATGACGATTTGTGACGTCACCCATCAGCAGCTGTGAGCATGATGTACCCGCAATGCATTATGGTCCACGTGATTGTTTGTATACTGAAGGTTGCTGCTTTCGCGTGTGATAATAAAAAAGACGTTCAGCCAATGTCGGAATGGAAGTATCACGGAAACTTCCGGAGAAACATCGGAGAAGTAATCATGCTTTGTGACACATGATACATGGTGAAAAACCGATCCTTCAACAACTGCACCGCAAAATTTAATCAAAATTGCTACCTAACTCAATGTATCTAGGTGAAAATGGTGGACAGGTGTAGTGCGAAAGACCATGCAAGAAAGAATAACGGGTAGTGATTTCTGTACTCAATGTTGTTGAACACAATAAACCAGCTTAAGCACTAAAGGGATTTTTACAGTAGTAAATGAAGATGTGAGCTGAGATTGGGCGAACCCTTTGAAAACTTAGTACAGTgaataatatatagctactctCATAAGCATCAAGGCATTTTAAGTGGGTGAAATCAATCGATCAAGACAAGTTTAAACGATCAAAAGTTTTATCCTAGTCACAAGAGTATCAACAAGCAGTGTGAGAGCTGGACATGATAGTACTTAGCTAACACCAGTTCCTTTAACAAGACAAACATCAAACATTATTTTttagtacaagtattacataAACTCAATATTTTTTACCACTGACAGTCTTGGAAAAACCAGTTCCTTGACGTGGGAGCTCTCTTGACAGCAGCACAATGGTAGTGCCTCCATTTCAGGCAACCATCACAACCAATTTGATTATCATCTAGTGGTTGCCTGCAGCTGCTACACAGCCATCCCATTTCTTGAACCCTTTCTACAGAACTGAGAATTGCTGACCAACCAGTTGAGGTAAAGTAGGATTTGATTCGTTTCAGTTCTATGTTTTCATCTAAGCAAGAATTAGAAATATACTTTACTGCAAGCAGGCTCAGCTTCATTCCATCCAGGGCAGCTGCAATTGAAGACTCCTTGATAAACCATGATAGTATCACTATATAAAACATGGTGATGACAAGTAGTTCTTACACGACAATAAATCTGCATGAGaaaattttgtgtaaagttAGAGAGTGATTTGATGGGTTAAAATCTTTCACACACAACTGGGACTTCCGCTTGTTTTAAGTTGTTGCACAAGAACATTAGAACCTCTGTATCAGATCATTGTGGTTACAtttaaaataatataattaatccAGGGTTCAGTGTTAGGAATGATATGGAAAATAAGTGAAGTGCAATAGAAAGGGGTCAACAATATTTAAGAAAAAACATTCAGGGTTCAGTGTTAGCAGTGATATGGAAAATAAGAGTACAATTGAAAGGGGTCAAGAGGGAAGACATATTTAGTGGACGCTAAATATAATTTGGCATGCTAAATTGGTACAACCCAGTACACACTTATATTTGACACTGATGATCTGAATCCAAATAATGCACATTTATCCCATGCACTTAAATGTGGTACTTTTAGGGCAGCCGCAGCCCAAAACACACTACATATGGCATATTGCATACCATATTGAAAGGGCTTTCACATGAACACCCATGTAACTCCTAAGagctttatttattcaacattgaTACTCAAACCAGTCACTCGTGTATACTCTCATAAAGTACTGTATACACTGACCCGATATCTACCAAAGTTAACAAAATTACCAACCtctttaattattttttgttCTAAACTTTCTAGCCATATAGCACAGCCAAGAAGCAAACTGTTTTGCAGCATTCTTGCTGGCCAGTACATTGCTTAAGTAGCATAAGCGCTACATTAAGCATGTCATGTAATCTAAAACTAACCCTTTTCTTTTTCAAGGGGTGTTCTTCTCATAAATGGAGTCAGTTTTGACCCTTTATTTGCCTGTTTCTTTCAAGGGACACCAATCACTGTCTGACATATACCCTTAGGCCTTCCACGAATCGCCTGACTAGCATGTAGGAGGTCATTAGTTTGAATCCATGTGTTGgcaatttttttctttctaaacAATACCTTTTGTACACACCTTTTAAAAATattatcttggcatgcaaagcatgtgTTGATGCgtgattttaacaaaatttaacacCCATCATCTGGAAAACTtaaagtgcatagcataggacaaattctgaacctttgcttgccatgcagtaactataattgcaaattgtacatgtattggctttaaattatgcacaagttcatttctcttgaCAATAAGGTAAATgtcatgtagaaactgaaactgtgctatgtgtacaccacctgtcACGTAGGTACTGCCTTAGCTTGCATGTAGTTTAACTAACCCTGCATGTTTATTATTTCACTATACGTAGTTGAAAGATGGTATAAAGATTATaatactttaaagcactatcaacatgcatgctacacagcaatatAGGACACtgatatttatgcttggttcccaacgCATTATTGTCACATTggttgtcctgcatgtaaagcaggtaccaatgcttttgtttgttctttacagcatGTTGAAGAAAGGAAGACTCGcagagctacattcctgtcaaaccCACAGACAAACAACTTGGGTGTTTTGCATCAGTATACTTGCAGGATGGCATAAGTTCTATAAAAGTTACATCACCATGCATGTTACATAGCTacatggtgtttaatgcttggtctctgTTTCCAGCGTAAAACATTTAATGTGGATGGAGACAGTCCtacacatagggcaggtaccaatgctagttaaatataaatttgaaaaaaattgggCAGGTTTTTAGTTCATGCTTCCTCTAGCTAAAGATATCGAAACCAGTTTTTGGTCATCAATAGCTAATGAACACAGGTATATtttatgtgacccagtctggaaaaccagtcttattgcctatttaaaagtatcgaggaatgccagttttaagtatttagtgtgttgtagctcgccaatggtttgaagctatgtgtaccaaattttcatgtgttttacaccaattccttaccttccagagcatccactatgcaagtagccaacagctaagtttcctgccattttacaTAGTTTTATACTGAGGTTGACTGTGTCaagtgagctccaaaaggggagggaggcaGAGCccggaaggagggcaagaggctgtttaaaaattgaaaaggaaggcgaaGGGATGaactaggccaagttatggatcattaaggtatcaaaactggcttaaataGAAAGAAATTCAGTCTTTCTTTATTCAAcacatggagctgtacagccacatacataCAGCCATCCACAGGCTGACCACAGCTCCATTAAGGTCCCACACCACATGtaggattgccactgggcttgggaaaagcagccagcaaaagcagaccactcaagtctagctgattttgattgtgaaattagttagtttatttatgtagctttgtgttcttggtgaaaaatcgaacctgctgacatgggcaataagaccagttttcccagatccagtcacatatataaattTGATAAAAATTGGGCATTGTTTTCTGGTAGTAAAATGTGGTGTTCAAAAATCGATGGTTTTGTTCGAACATTGCATTTATCAGAACAGGGATACAATTAGCTGCACCTCTCATGCTATTAATCCaactgattattggaggataattgctGCTCAATAACCCAAGTTGTTCTTGTGTAGTGACATTCGttactaattttgtagtaaccatcactaccatgtagtgaccttcactataCTGTGTAGTGAGGATCACTACAAGAGTAatgaaggtcactacaaaagtagtaaACGTCACTACTtgaaaatagtgagtattgtggcagaaattagtagtgaaattcactattTCCTCTTTTGATGACAACTCACATGTCCAGAGACATAATCCATCCTGATTATCAACTTGGTcatcctgcctattttgatgtctCTGTCCACATTACTACTCACCCTGCTCATATTTCTTCCTTCACTTCATGTGCTGGGatggctgctgcagctggagaggTGGCTAAGGATGCAAAGCACCTTGCCATTGTGGAGAAGGCAGGAGGTGATTTCATCCCACTAGTTGTGGAATGTTTTGGAGTCTGGATACCTTTTGCTTTGTGGATTCTT
The nucleotide sequence above comes from Dysidea avara chromosome 3, odDysAvar1.4, whole genome shotgun sequence. Encoded proteins:
- the LOC136250477 gene encoding copine-9-like, with the protein product MASNSEYSYQQSKVELSLSCTELLDMDTFSKSDPFIVLYQGTGQSSRQSGWVKMGRTEVIYDNLNPKFAKTFVVDYHFEEVQKFRVEVYDVDNKRHLDDLSKHDFIGEAQFTLADVVTAGKVFSRKLTSSTCQSCGYVHINGEEVEESKFDITMQMYAKKLDKKDFFGKSDPFVEIAKAQEGGVFTVVYRSQPIMKTLDPNWKEFVVPMQKLCSGDWDRTLQFSVYDWNRSGNHELIGKTTCNLRDISLEKGGSISQLELIHPQLKAKKGRKYHNSGILYFHHVKAIPTFSFMDYLRGGCEINMIVAIDFTGSNGKPANPNSLHYNNPYKDNDYVSAIKSVATILADYDSDQMFPAFGFGAKAPQFGGVSHCFPLNFNFEQPEVRGVQGILDAYHYTVSAVEFYGPTNFSTILDKTMEYATHPTQNSQHYQILLIITDGVITDMEQTVDRIVKASTLPLSIVIVGVGGADFSAMEILDADDTPLVDRRGVKMARDIVQFVPLREFKTQGTDFSLARETLAEIPGQFLSYMKSKNIKPNPPVSRPPPQLGGQSQAPYPPPPSGTAPYPQPPYPTTGTAGNAPPYPTQQQPPYPTPYPVGSYPQATV